In Longimicrobiaceae bacterium, the sequence CGCCCGCGCTCTCGGAGGCCGAGGACCGCGCCCGACGGCAGCGCGAGGCGCTGGCGCGGCAGAGCCGCCCTGGCAGACCCGGCCGCAGCTGACCCCGAACCGGAGTATTACCTGTTATGGAGAGCATCGCCATCATCGGGATGTCGGGACGATTCCCCGGGGCCGAGAGCGTCGAGGAATTCTGGGGGAACCTGCGGGAGGGGGTGGAGTCCATCACCTTCTTCTCGAAGGAGGAGCTGGGCCGCTCGGCCGTCCACGGCGCGGAGCGGGCCGACCCGGCGTACGTGCAGGCGCGCGGGGTGCTGAAGGGGATCGAGGACTTCGACGCCGCCTTCTTCGACTTCACCCCGCGCGAGGCGCAGCTCACCGATCCACAGCACCGGGTCTTCCTGGAGTGCGCGTGGGAGGCGCTGGAGAGCGCCGGCTACGACCCGCGCGCCTGCCCGGGCGCCGTGGGAGTGTTCGGGGGGGCGGGAGTGAACAGCTACCTCCTCTTCCACCTCGCCGCCGCGGGGGAGCTGGACGGGACGATTCCCGCCTTCCAGGCTTTCATCCACAACAAGCACGACCACCTCACCACGCGGGTGGCCTACAAGCTGGACCTGCGGGGGCCATGCATGACCGTGCAGACGGCCTGCTCCACCTCGCTGGTGGCCACCTCGCTGGCGTGCCAGGCGCTGGCCACCTACCAGTGCGACATGGCGCTGGCCGGCGGGGTCAACATCTTCGTCCCGCAGCAGAGCGGCTATCTGCACCACGAGGGCGGGATCGGCTCGCCCGACGGACACTGCCGCCCCTTCGACGCGCGGGCCGCGGGCACCCTCGGCAGCAACGGCGCGGGGGTGGTGGCGCTCAAGCGCTTGGAGGACGCGCTGGCCGACGGCGACACCATCCACGCGGTGATCCGCGGATGGGCGGTGAACAACGACGGCTCCCGGAAGGTGGGCTACACCGCGCCCGGGGTGGAGAGCCAGGCGGAGGTGATCGCCACCGCCCAGGCGTTCGCCGACGTCCCGCCCGAGACGATCGGGTACGTGGAGGCGCACGGCACCGCCACGACGCTGGGAGACCCCATCGAGGTGGAGGCACTCACCCTCGCCTTCCGCCGTGGTACCGAGCGGACCGGCTACTGCGCGCTGGGGTCCGTGAAGAGCAACCTAGGGCACCTGGACGCGGCGGCGGGGGTGGCGGGGCTCATCAAGACGGTGCTCGCGCTCAAGCACCGGGAGATCCCGCCCTCGCTGCACTTCTCCGAGCCCAACCCGCGGATCGACTTCGGCTCCACCCCGTTCTACGTGGCGTCCAGCCGGACGCCCTGGGAGGCCGATGGGACGCCGCGCCGGGCGGGTGTCTCCTCGTTCGGGTTGGGGGGGAGCAACGCGCACCTGGTGCTGGAGGAGGCGCCCCCGGCCGACACTCCGGCCCCCGCCTGCGCGCAGCAGCTCCTGGTGCTCTCGGCCAGGTCCGGCCCCGCGCTGGAGGAGGCCACGACGCGGCTGCTGGAGCACCTGAAGAGCTGCCCCGGGGAATCGTTCGCGGACGTGGCGTACACCCTCCAGGCGGGGCGCGCCGCCTTCGATCACCGCCGGATGCTGGTCGCGCGCGACCGGGAGGAGGCCGTGGCGCTGCTGGAGGCGCTCTCCCCCACGCGCGTGGTGACCCGCAACCAGCCCGCCGCACGCCGCCCGGTCACCTTCCTCTTTCCCGGACAGGGGGCGCAGTACCCGGGGATGGGATCCGGCCTGTACGAGAGCGAGCCCGTCTACCGCGCGGAGGTGGACCGCTGCCTACGCATCCTGGAGCCGCACCTGGGCTTCGACCTGCGCGCGCTCCTCCTGGCCGATCCCGACGACGCGGCGGCGGCGGAGGCGCTCGGGCGCACCGAGGCCACGCAGCCGGCGCTCTTCGTGGTGGAGTACGCGCTGGCCCGGCTCTGGATGAGCTGGGGAATCCAGCCCGCGGCCATGCTGGGGCACAGCGTGGGCGAGTACGTGGCCGCCACCCTGGCCGGGGTGATCTCGCTGGAGGATGCACTGGCTCTGGCGGCCGAGCGCGGCCGGCTCATCCAGGCGCTCCCCGGCGGCGCGATGCTGGGGGTGCCGATCTCCGAGCGGAAGGTGCGCGCGCTGCTGGATGGCGAACTCGACCTTGCCGCCGTGAACGGGGATGAGCTGTGCGTGGTCTCGGGTCCCCGCGAGGCGGTCGAGGCCTTCCGGGAGCGGCTGGCCGCGGAGGGAGTAACCGGCCGGCCGCTGCACACCTCGCACGCCTTCCACTCCGCGATGATGGAGCCGATGCTGGAGGCGTTCCGGGCGTGCGTGCGGGAGATCCGCCTGAGCGAGCCGCGGCTTCCCTACCTCTCCAACGTCACCGGGAGCTGGATCACGGCCGCCGAGGCCATGGACCCCGAATACTGGGTGCGCCACGTCCGGCAGACGGTCCGCTTCCACGACGCCGTCGGGGCGGTGATCGGCGACCCGGACGCCGCGTTCCTGGAGGTGGGGCCCGGGCGGACGCTCCGCTCCGTGGTGCGCTGGCACCCGGGGAAGCGCCCGGGGCAGGTGATGCACGCCTCCCTCCCGCACGCCCGCGACCGGGAGGACGACCGTGCCTTCCTGCTCCACACCGTGGGGCAGCTCTGGCTGGCGGGCGCAGAGGTGGGCTGGAAGGCGCTGCACGCCGGGGAGCGGCGCAAGCGGGTGCCGCTCCCCACGTACCCCTTCCAGCGCAAGCGCTACTGGGTCGAGGCCCCCGCGGGGGGGCGCCCCGGCGCGGGCATCCCCTCCCTGGCGAAGAAGCCGGACGTGGGGCAGTGGTTCTGGGTACCCACCTGGAGGGAGGCCCCGCGTGCACCTGCGGCCCCTCCCCCGGTGCAGGAGGGGGGATGGCTCCTCTTCGCGGGAGACGGAGGATTGGGCTCCCGGCTGGCCGAGCGGCTGCGCGCCGCCGGATGTGACGCGGTGGTCGTCCGCGCCGGGCAGGGCTTCCGCGAGCTGGCCTCGGACCACTTCGAGATCGATGCCCGCCGCGCCGAGGACTACGTTGCGCTCCTGGCGCGGCTGAACGGCGCCGGGCGGTTCCCGCGGCGGATCGTGCACCTCTGGAGCGCCGGGTGCGGCCCCGCCGACGCGCTGGACCGCGGCCTCCACTCCCTGGTGCTCCTGGCGCAGGCGCTCGGCAGCCGCGACGCGGCGCCCGTGGACCTCACCGTGGTGACGGCGGGGATGCAGGAGGTGGTGGGCGGCGACCTGTCGGTCCCGGAGCAGGCCACGGTGCTGGGAGCGGTGCGGGTGATCCCGCGCGAGTACCCGTACCTCTCGTGCCGTAGCGTGGACGTGACGCTCCCCGCTCCGGGGAGCCGTGACGAGGAGAGGCTGACGGGGCAGCTCCTGGCCGAGGCGGCCTCCGACGCGCCCGCGACGGTGGCCTTCCGTGCCGGGCGCCGCTGGGTGCAGGACTACGAGCCGCTGCGGCTCCTGCCCGCGGAGGAGCGGCCGCCGGCCGTCCGGGAGGGGGGCGTCTACCTGGTTACCGGCGGCCTCGGCGGGATCGGGCTGGAGGTGTCGGGCTGGCTGGCGCGCCACGCCCGCGCCCGGCTGGTGCTCACCGGGCGTTCCGTCTTTCCTGCCCGCGAGGAATGGAACGGCTGGCTGGCCGCGCACGAGGCCACGGACCCCACCAGCCGGCGCATCCGCGCGATCCGTGAGATGGAGGCGCTCGGCGCCGAGGTGATGGTGGCCCGGGCCGACGCGGCCGACGAGACCGCCATGCGCGCGGTGGTGGAGGAGGCCGCCGGGCGCTTCGGAGCGCTCCACGGGGTGGTGCACGCCGCGGGCGTACCCTCGGGGGCGATGATCGCCGCGCGCACCCCGGAAGCCATGGCTGCCGTGCTCGCCCCCAAGGTGCGCGGGGCCCGGGTGCTGGAACGTGTACTCGCCGGGCGGGAGCTGGACTTCATGGTCCTCTGCTCATCGCGGACGGCGGTCACGGGCCGCTTCGGGCAGGTGGACTACACGGCGGCGAACGCCTTCCTCGATGCCTTCGCCCATGCGCACCGCGCCGCGACAGGCACCTGGACGGTGTCGGTGGCCTGGGGCGCGTGGGAGGAGGTGGGGATGGCCGCGGGGCAGCGGGACCAGGGGGCCGCCGCGGGCGCGCCGGTGCGCGCGTGCGACCACCCGATGCTGGAGCGCTGCATCTTGGAGGAGCCGGGCCGCGCCGTCTTCGCCACCGACTTCTCGGTGGCCAGGCACTGGCCGCTGGACGAGCACCGGATCATCGGCCGCGCCGTGATGCCCGGGGTGGCCTACTTCGAGATGCTTCGCGCCGCGGTGGCGGAGCGCGCGGGAGGCCGCGTGGTGGTGATCCGCGAGGCGTTCTTCGTCGAGCCCATGCACCTGGACGAGGACGAGGTCCGCGAGGGCCGGCTGGAGCTGGTGGAAGACGGCACGGACGAGTTCTCGTTCACCCTCTGGAGCTGGGATGGGAACAACCCCGCCGGCCGGATGCGCCGCCACGCCATGGGGCGGGTGGGCGTCGAGGACCCCCGTCCGCCCGCGCGCTCCGACCTCCAGGCAATGCTTTCCCGCTGCCCCCGGGCGGTCACCATCGCCCAGGAAGACCGCGAGGACGACTTCGGCCCGCGCTGGCAGAGCGTGCACCGCATCCACCTGGGCACCGACGAGGTGGTGATCGAGATGGAGCTGCCGGAGGCCTTCCGCGGCGACTGGGACCGCTGGTTCTTCCACCCGGCCATCCTGGACCGCGCCGCCGGGATCACCAAGGCGCGCCTCACGCCCGAGTACTACTACCTCCCCATGGTGTACCGCGGGATCGCGCTGGCGCGCCCCCTCTCGGGGAGGCTCTTCGCGCACGGGCGGTTCCACCCGGAGGAGAGCGGTGACCGCGAGACGATCGTCTTCGACTTCAACCTGATGGACGAGCGCGGCGAGACCGTGCTCCGCGTGGAGAGCTTCACCCAGAAGCGCATCAACGATCCGGGCGCCGAGATCCGCGGCCTGGCCGAGGCGGAGACCCCGCAGGGCGCCGCCGTAGCCGGGGACGGCATCCGCCCGCAGGAGGGAGTGGACGCCTTCGCCCGCATCCTGGCCGCGCGCGTGGAGCCGCGGGTGGTGGTCTCCCCGAACGACCTGCGGGCGGCCATCGCGGAGAGTGACGCGCAGGCCGCCGAGCGCGTGCTGGGGGGTCTCGCGGGGGGCGCCTCCGCCTCCGCGCCCCGGGGGGTGCGCCCGGAGCTGTCGAGCGACTACGCGGCTCCCCGGAACGAGATCGAGCGCCGCATCGCCGAGGTCTGGAGCGAGGTGCTGGGCGTGGAGCAGGTCGGCGTCTACGACAACTTCTTCGAGCTCGGGGGGGACTCGGTGCAGGCCATCCAGATCATGGCCCGGGGCAAGCGGTCCGGGCTGCACCTCACCCCGCAGCAGTTCTTCCAGTACGAGACCATCGCGGAGATGGCCGAGCTGATCACCGGCGTGCTGGCGGACGAGGCGGAGCGGGACGCTGCACCGGGCGAGGTCCCGCTGACCCCGGTGCAGCACTGGCTGATGGAGGCCGGTGCCGCCCGCCCCGGCATCGCGGAGGCCGTGCTGCTGGAGGTCCGGAGCTCCGTGGACCCCCACCTGCTGGCGAGCGCCGCGCGGCACGTCCTGGCGCACCACGATGCCCTTCGCCTGCACGTCGCGCGGGAGGGGGGCGCATGGCGGCAGATGGTGGGCACGACGGACCGCGAAGCGCCCTTCGAGAGGGTGCTCTGCGGGGCGGACGAAGCCGGACCGGGGGCGCCGCGGCGGGTCGCGGAGCGCGTGGCGGGCGCCCTCGATCCGGCACAGGGATCACTCTTCCGGGTGGTGCTGCTCGACGGCGGGGCCGACGAGCCGCAGCGCGTGCTGGTGGTGGCCCACCCGCTGGCGGTGGACGCCGCCTCCTGGGCGGTGCTGCTGGACGACCTGGGAACCGCCTACGTGCAGCTCTCCCGGGGCGAGGAGGTGCGGCTCCCGGCGGTGCCCACCTCCTTCCGCGCGTGGAGCGAGCGGGTGGCGGCGGAGTCGGGCGGGGTAGAGACCGCGGAGGGAGCGGCCTTCCTCCCGCTTCCCCGCGATGCCGGGGCCGATGCGGCGCCGGAGGCCCCGGCCTGCGTACACGTCGCCCGTATCGCCCCCGACCTGGCGCGGCGTGCCCTGGAGGAGGTGGCGCACGAGCGCCGCGCGGAGGCGGAAGAGGTGCTGCTCGCCGCCCTGGCGGAGGCGCTGGCCGGCTGGACCGGCGCGCGCACGGTGGGCGTCGAGCTGGTCCGCGACGCCCGCGCCGGCCAGACGGAGGGTGAGGACCTCTCCCGCAGCGTGGGGCGGCTGGAGTACGCCTTCCCGGTGGCACTCGACCTTTCCGCCGCGGGAGACCCGGTGGCGGTTCTCAAGGCGGTCAAGCAGCGGGTGCGGGGCCTTCCGGACTCGCGGCGGCGGGCGCCGGAGGTCTCCTTCCGATACCGGGACCTCTCGGCCGGGCCGACCGGGGCCGCGGCTCCGTGGCACGTGCCGGGTGGGGGGCGCTTCCGTGTGCACGCCGCCCCGGGCGGGCGGACACACCTGCTGGAAGTCGAGGCCGTTCGCACCCCGGACGGACTCGTCCTGGACTGGAGCTACGACCCCGCCGTGCACGAGCGGTCCACGCTGGAGCGGCTGGCCGCGGGATTCGACGAGGCACTCGCCTCCCTGGTCGAGCGGTCGAGCCTGGCCGGGCCCGAGGGCTTCGCGCCCGAGGACTTCCCTCTGGCGAACCTAGACGTGGAGGCACTGGGGCGCCTGTCACTCCTGATCCAGCAGGCGGACCGGGGAGCCTGAGGGGAGACATCGGACGGATGCAGAACATCGCTGACGTGTACCGGCTGTCGCCGCGACAGCACCATCTGCTGGCCTCCCTCGCGACCGGCGGGGTGCCCGGGCTCTGTGTGGGCCAGACCGCCTGGACGCTACGTGGCCTGTACGGTCCCGACCTGGTGTTCCGGGCCTGGCGTGAGGCGGTGGCGCGCCACCCCGCCCTGCGTACGGCCGTCTTCGCCGAAGGGATGGCCGAACCGGTGCAGGTGGTCCTGGCCGAGGCGGGGCTTCCCTGCGAGGAGTGGGACTGGAGCGCCCTTCCCCCGACCGAACGGGACGCGCGCCTGGCGGAGCTCGCCCACGCCGAGCGGACCCGCGGCTTCGACCCGGGAGGGGCACCACTGATGCGGCTCGCTGCCGTACGGCTGGATCCGGACGTCTACCGCTTCATCTGGACGTATTCCTCCCTCGTGCTGGACGACCGGTCCGCCTCGCTCTGTCTGGCCGAGGTGCTGAATGCGTGCCGCGGTGTGGGCGTGGCGCCGCGCGCGCCGGCTCCCTACCGCAACCTGGTGGCCTGGCTGGAGCGGCAGGATGCCACGCCGATTCGAGCGTGGTGGCGCGCGGCGCTGCAGGGCTTCGCGGGCCCGACCCGGATGGTCGCCGAGAGAGGCACCGTCCCGCCACTCTCCCGGGTGCACCAGCTGCCGCTCGACGCAGCGGCGGCGGAGCGCCTGCGCGGGCTGATCGAGCAGCACCGGCTGGAGTGGGACGCGCTGCTCGCCGCCGCCTGGGGGCTCCTGCTTCACGCGCACACCGGCTGCACCGACGTCACTTTCGGGCTGGCCGTGCCGGGCCGTCCCGCCAAGCTCGCCGGGAGCGAGGCCATGGTGGGGAGCTTCCGTAACGTGGTTCCCTTCCGTCTGCGTGTGGAGGGCGGGGCCACGGTGGCCTCCTGGCTGCGCGGGGTTCAGGGAGTGCGGGCCGCGCTTCGCCCCGGCGAGCTCGCTTCGCCGGAGCAGCTCCGCGAGTGGGCGGGGCTGCCCGCGGGGGCGGACCTCTTCGAGAGCGTGGTCGAGGCGGAAGTCCGGGGTAACGATCCGCTGGCCGACCAGCTGGAGGCGGAGCCGCGGCGCGTGCCTGCTCCCGACGGCCATCCGCTGGAGCTGCGGCTCTCGGCGGGGGAGGAGGTCTCGCTCCGCCTGGTGTTCGACGCCCACCGGCTCGATCCAGCCCGCGCGGCCGTCCTGCTGAAGGAGCTCGGCGCGGTGCTGCAGGCCGTCGCCGAGGCGCCCGGGCGTACGGTGGGGGAGCTGCTCACCACCCTATCCCGGGAGCGGGTCCATGCGCTGCCGGTGCGCGTGGCCCCCTCGCTGGCGGAGGAGATCGCGGCCGTCCTGACCCAGCACCCGGCAGTCGAACGGGCCTCGGTGACCGAGGGCGGGGCGGGGCTGGTGGCGCGCCTGGCGGCGTCTCCCGGCGCGCAGGAGCGCGACGAGGCACGGCGGCGGCTCCGCTTCAGCCTCTTCTACTTCGCCGACGCCGCGGACGACGCGGCGGACGACAGGTACCGGCTGCTGCTGGAGGGTGCCCGCTTCGCCGACCGCTACGGGTTCGAGGCAGTTTGGGTTCCGGAGCGCCACTTCCATGAAAACGGCGGGCTCTACCCCAACCCCTCGCTCCTGGCTGCCGCCCTGGCTCCAATCACCCGCCGTGTGCACCTGCGCGCCGGGAGCGTGGCCCTGCCGCTGCACCATCCTCTGCGGGTGGCGGAGGAGTGGTCGGTGGTGGACAACCTCTCCGGGGGGAGGGCCGGGATCTCCGTGACCTCCGGGTGGATCCCCAACGACTTCGCCCTGGTGCCGCAGAACTTCGCGCAGAAGCGCGAAGTGATGTTCCGCCTGCTATCCGACGTGCACTCACTCTGGCGCGGTGGCACGCTGGCGGTGAAGGACGGGGTGGGGAACGACGTGGATCTGCGCATCTTTCCTCGCCCGCTTCAGCGGGAGCTACCCACGTGGATCACGTGCAGCGGTGACCCGTCGATGTTCCAGCGGGCCGGGGAGCTGGGCCACCATTGCCTGACCGCGCTCCTCACTCAGCCGCTGGAAGAGGCGGCCGAGAAGGTCGGCCTCTATCGCGAAGCCCGCGAACGGGGAGGACACGACGTCTGGACCGGCCAGGTGACGCTGATGCTGCACACCTTCGTGGGCGACGACGCCGACGAGGTGCTCTCGCGGGTGCGCGAGCCGCTCACCCGCTACCTGCGCTCACACATCGGGCTCATGGAAACGCTGGTCAAGAGCCTGGACCTCCAGATCGACATCCACGAGCCGCAATGGCTGGATTCGCTGGCCTCCTTCGCGTTCGAGCGTTACTACCGCACCGGCGCCTTCATCGGGACCCCGGAGAGCTGCCTGGCGATGGTGGACCGCGTGGTGGCGAGCGGCGTGGACGAGGTGGCGTGCCTGATCGACTTCGGAGTGGATTCCACGGCTGTGCTGGCCGCGCTGCCAAACCTGGCCGTGCTCAGGGCGATGTGCGAGGAGGGGGCCGAGATGGGCTCCCTCTCCCTGCGGCGCTACCTGGCGCGCCGCATCCCCAGCCTGGTGGTGCCCGTGTCGTTCGAGCTCATCAACCGAATCTCCGATCCGTCCTCTCCGACCGGGCCTTTCGCGGGCTCGACGGAAGCGGTCCCCGTGTAACAGCTCCGGAGGAGGCTCGCTCGGGACGGGTAGAGGGCGTCAGACGTGCCAATCACCGGCCCGGCAGGATGCCGTCCCTAAAGTTTGTCACGTGGTAAACCTTGGATCTGGATTTGGTGAGCCCGTTCGCGACTTCGAAAGGTGTCCGTCGGGCGAAAACGAGTATGTTCGTGGATCCGAAGATCTGGCATTGATGTCCGAACCGGCCCACAATCGGCTGCGCGGGGCGGGAGGTGTGACGGCTCGTCGGACTTTCCCAGGCGGGGCGCGGGTTTTCGCCTGGGGTGGGTTCGACGCTGGAGTGGGCGATCGGGGGTCCGTGTCCCGTTTCTGTCCCGTTTTCGGAAAACGGGACACGGGGGTGGTCCGGGTGGACCGATCCTGGTGCTCTGGATAGATTCGGGGGTGTTCGGGCCTGTAGCTCAGGTGGTTAGAGCAGGGAACTCATAATTCCACGGTCGCAGGTTCGAGTCCTGCCAGGCCCATGAGAACCGCGCCGTGAGCTGACCAGCTCCCGGCGCGGTTTCTGTCTTCCGTACGAAGCGGAGTGCCCCTCATGCGGGGCTCCGGACCTACGAGAGCGCGTCGAGGGATTCTTCCCCCGGTGCCGCCTCCCTCCTCCGCTCGGCGCACCCCGCGCGAGGTCGCGAGGTGGGGCCGTCGGTCGGCCGACTGACGCTTCTCGCGCCTGGTCGCCCCTTTCGCGGATGGCGTCGACCATATAATTTACGCTACAAGGAGGAACGGCGTAACCTGATGCTGCTCCTACGGGTGAGCTGCGCGTGGGCCGGCAGGAGGGTGGGCCGGCGCTGGCGGCCGGAGGGGCACGTTGAGCCGCCCCGTTCGGCAGCCGCAACCACGTCGAGGTGATGCATGATGGGCCGGAGAGCACCTCCGGCCGTCCTGTGCCCGCATAGGTTCCGTCATTGTTTGCGTGATTGTTCGCCGCCCCTGCAAGGGTGCCGGCCCCGTGGGGCGGACCGGCAGGGTATCCTCTCTGCGGGCGGCCCCAACTCCCGGATTTCCGGAATGACCGGCGTCGAGACCTACGTTGACCTCCTTCGCTGGAGGGCGCAGCAGCACCCGGACCGAACGGCCTTCCGCTTCCTTCGGGATGGGCAGGAAGAGACGGAATCGCTCACCTACGGCCAGCTCGACGAGCAGGCGCGGAGGATCGGCGCCGCGCTCCAGTCGGAGGGCTTACGGGGCGAGCGCGCCCTTCTCCTCTTCCAGCCCGGGCTCTCCTTCGTTGCGGCGTACTTCGGGTGCCTCTACGCGGGCGTGGTGGCGGTGCCGGTCTACCCGCCGCGGCTGAACCGCTCGCTGGAGCGGCTCCAGGCCATCATCGCCGACGCGGGCGCCCGCGTGGTGCTCGCCTCGGAGGACGTCCCCGAGAAGCTGGGCCGCTCCCTGGAGGAGACGCCGGAGCTCCGGTCCCTCCACTGGTGCGTCCCCTCCTCGCTCGATCCCGGGTGCGCATGGACCGATCCGGGCGTCCGCGGAAGCGACCTTGCGTTCCTGCAGTACACCTCCGGCTCCACCTCGCGACCCAAGGGCGTGCAGGTCACCCACGGGAACCTCCTCGCCAACCAGCGGATGATGAGGGACTCCTTCGGGCATTCGGAGGAGCTGGTGGTCGTCGGCTGGCTCCCCGTCTACCACGACATGGGGCTGATCGGGAACGTCCTGCACCCCGTCTACATGGGCGGGAGCTGCGTTCTCATGTCGCCCACGGCCTTCCTCCAGCAGCCCGTGCGCTGGCTGCGCGCCATCTCCCGCTACGGGGCGGAAACCAGTGGAGGGCCGAACTTCGCCTACGAACTCTGCGCCGACCGCGTGACGCCGGAGGAGAAGGCGGATCTCGACCTGAGCGGCTGGAACGTGGCGTTCTGCGGCGCGGAGCCGGTGCGCTCTCGCACGCTCGACCGATTCACCGAGGC encodes:
- a CDS encoding SDR family NAD(P)-dependent oxidoreductase — its product is MESIAIIGMSGRFPGAESVEEFWGNLREGVESITFFSKEELGRSAVHGAERADPAYVQARGVLKGIEDFDAAFFDFTPREAQLTDPQHRVFLECAWEALESAGYDPRACPGAVGVFGGAGVNSYLLFHLAAAGELDGTIPAFQAFIHNKHDHLTTRVAYKLDLRGPCMTVQTACSTSLVATSLACQALATYQCDMALAGGVNIFVPQQSGYLHHEGGIGSPDGHCRPFDARAAGTLGSNGAGVVALKRLEDALADGDTIHAVIRGWAVNNDGSRKVGYTAPGVESQAEVIATAQAFADVPPETIGYVEAHGTATTLGDPIEVEALTLAFRRGTERTGYCALGSVKSNLGHLDAAAGVAGLIKTVLALKHREIPPSLHFSEPNPRIDFGSTPFYVASSRTPWEADGTPRRAGVSSFGLGGSNAHLVLEEAPPADTPAPACAQQLLVLSARSGPALEEATTRLLEHLKSCPGESFADVAYTLQAGRAAFDHRRMLVARDREEAVALLEALSPTRVVTRNQPAARRPVTFLFPGQGAQYPGMGSGLYESEPVYRAEVDRCLRILEPHLGFDLRALLLADPDDAAAAEALGRTEATQPALFVVEYALARLWMSWGIQPAAMLGHSVGEYVAATLAGVISLEDALALAAERGRLIQALPGGAMLGVPISERKVRALLDGELDLAAVNGDELCVVSGPREAVEAFRERLAAEGVTGRPLHTSHAFHSAMMEPMLEAFRACVREIRLSEPRLPYLSNVTGSWITAAEAMDPEYWVRHVRQTVRFHDAVGAVIGDPDAAFLEVGPGRTLRSVVRWHPGKRPGQVMHASLPHARDREDDRAFLLHTVGQLWLAGAEVGWKALHAGERRKRVPLPTYPFQRKRYWVEAPAGGRPGAGIPSLAKKPDVGQWFWVPTWREAPRAPAAPPPVQEGGWLLFAGDGGLGSRLAERLRAAGCDAVVVRAGQGFRELASDHFEIDARRAEDYVALLARLNGAGRFPRRIVHLWSAGCGPADALDRGLHSLVLLAQALGSRDAAPVDLTVVTAGMQEVVGGDLSVPEQATVLGAVRVIPREYPYLSCRSVDVTLPAPGSRDEERLTGQLLAEAASDAPATVAFRAGRRWVQDYEPLRLLPAEERPPAVREGGVYLVTGGLGGIGLEVSGWLARHARARLVLTGRSVFPAREEWNGWLAAHEATDPTSRRIRAIREMEALGAEVMVARADAADETAMRAVVEEAAGRFGALHGVVHAAGVPSGAMIAARTPEAMAAVLAPKVRGARVLERVLAGRELDFMVLCSSRTAVTGRFGQVDYTAANAFLDAFAHAHRAATGTWTVSVAWGAWEEVGMAAGQRDQGAAAGAPVRACDHPMLERCILEEPGRAVFATDFSVARHWPLDEHRIIGRAVMPGVAYFEMLRAAVAERAGGRVVVIREAFFVEPMHLDEDEVREGRLELVEDGTDEFSFTLWSWDGNNPAGRMRRHAMGRVGVEDPRPPARSDLQAMLSRCPRAVTIAQEDREDDFGPRWQSVHRIHLGTDEVVIEMELPEAFRGDWDRWFFHPAILDRAAGITKARLTPEYYYLPMVYRGIALARPLSGRLFAHGRFHPEESGDRETIVFDFNLMDERGETVLRVESFTQKRINDPGAEIRGLAEAETPQGAAVAGDGIRPQEGVDAFARILAARVEPRVVVSPNDLRAAIAESDAQAAERVLGGLAGGASASAPRGVRPELSSDYAAPRNEIERRIAEVWSEVLGVEQVGVYDNFFELGGDSVQAIQIMARGKRSGLHLTPQQFFQYETIAEMAELITGVLADEAERDAAPGEVPLTPVQHWLMEAGAARPGIAEAVLLEVRSSVDPHLLASAARHVLAHHDALRLHVAREGGAWRQMVGTTDREAPFERVLCGADEAGPGAPRRVAERVAGALDPAQGSLFRVVLLDGGADEPQRVLVVAHPLAVDAASWAVLLDDLGTAYVQLSRGEEVRLPAVPTSFRAWSERVAAESGGVETAEGAAFLPLPRDAGADAAPEAPACVHVARIAPDLARRALEEVAHERRAEAEEVLLAALAEALAGWTGARTVGVELVRDARAGQTEGEDLSRSVGRLEYAFPVALDLSAAGDPVAVLKAVKQRVRGLPDSRRRAPEVSFRYRDLSAGPTGAAAPWHVPGGGRFRVHAAPGGRTHLLEVEAVRTPDGLVLDWSYDPAVHERSTLERLAAGFDEALASLVERSSLAGPEGFAPEDFPLANLDVEALGRLSLLIQQADRGA
- a CDS encoding MupA/Atu3671 family FMN-dependent luciferase-like monooxygenase, whose amino-acid sequence is MQNIADVYRLSPRQHHLLASLATGGVPGLCVGQTAWTLRGLYGPDLVFRAWREAVARHPALRTAVFAEGMAEPVQVVLAEAGLPCEEWDWSALPPTERDARLAELAHAERTRGFDPGGAPLMRLAAVRLDPDVYRFIWTYSSLVLDDRSASLCLAEVLNACRGVGVAPRAPAPYRNLVAWLERQDATPIRAWWRAALQGFAGPTRMVAERGTVPPLSRVHQLPLDAAAAERLRGLIEQHRLEWDALLAAAWGLLLHAHTGCTDVTFGLAVPGRPAKLAGSEAMVGSFRNVVPFRLRVEGGATVASWLRGVQGVRAALRPGELASPEQLREWAGLPAGADLFESVVEAEVRGNDPLADQLEAEPRRVPAPDGHPLELRLSAGEEVSLRLVFDAHRLDPARAAVLLKELGAVLQAVAEAPGRTVGELLTTLSRERVHALPVRVAPSLAEEIAAVLTQHPAVERASVTEGGAGLVARLAASPGAQERDEARRRLRFSLFYFADAADDAADDRYRLLLEGARFADRYGFEAVWVPERHFHENGGLYPNPSLLAAALAPITRRVHLRAGSVALPLHHPLRVAEEWSVVDNLSGGRAGISVTSGWIPNDFALVPQNFAQKREVMFRLLSDVHSLWRGGTLAVKDGVGNDVDLRIFPRPLQRELPTWITCSGDPSMFQRAGELGHHCLTALLTQPLEEAAEKVGLYREARERGGHDVWTGQVTLMLHTFVGDDADEVLSRVREPLTRYLRSHIGLMETLVKSLDLQIDIHEPQWLDSLASFAFERYYRTGAFIGTPESCLAMVDRVVASGVDEVACLIDFGVDSTAVLAALPNLAVLRAMCEEGAEMGSLSLRRYLARRIPSLVVPVSFELINRISDPSSPTGPFAGSTEAVPV